The Mycolicibacterium smegmatis genome has a window encoding:
- a CDS encoding DUF4233 domain-containing protein, whose product MSENQAPDNEPAPAKDPWKSFRGVMAACLILEAIVVLLALPVVAVGGLSAAAGGYLIGLAVVLILMCGVQGRPWALWANLGMQVPVIAGAVFHGGIGFIGVVFLVVWLLIVYLRHEVKRRQERGLLPGQQRPAE is encoded by the coding sequence ATGAGTGAGAACCAAGCACCCGACAACGAGCCGGCACCCGCGAAGGATCCCTGGAAGAGCTTCCGCGGCGTCATGGCGGCATGCCTCATCCTGGAGGCCATCGTGGTGCTGCTCGCCTTGCCGGTCGTGGCGGTCGGTGGACTGTCGGCGGCCGCGGGCGGCTACCTGATCGGGCTCGCGGTCGTGCTGATCCTCATGTGCGGCGTGCAGGGCAGGCCGTGGGCGCTGTGGGCAAACCTGGGGATGCAGGTGCCCGTGATCGCCGGTGCGGTGTTCCACGGGGGCATCGGCTTCATCGGCGTGGTGTTCCTGGTGGTGTGGCTGCTGATCGTCTACCTGCGCCACGAGGTCAAGCGCAGGCAGGAGCGGGGCCTGCTCCCCGGGCAGCAACGCCCCGCCGAATAG
- a CDS encoding valine--tRNA ligase, with product MTASPENRADALPKSWDPGAVEAELYQGWVDAGYFTADPASDKPPYSIVLPPPNVTGSLHMGHALDHTLMDVLTRRKRMQGYEVLWLPGMDHAGIATQTVVEKQLAADGKTKEDLGREEFVAKVWDWKRESGGTIGGQMRRLGDGVDWSRDRFTMDEGLSRAVRTIFKRLFDAGLIYQAERLVNWSPVLETAISDLEVKYEDVEGELVSFRYGSMNDDEPHIVVATTRVETMLGDTAIAVHPDDERYRHLVGKTLPHPFVDRDMVIVADTHVDPEFGTGAVKVTPAHDPNDFEIGMRHGLPMPTIMDTKGRIADTGTQFDGMDRFEARVKVREALAAQGRIVAEKRPYLHSVGHSERSGEPIEPRLSLQWWVKVESLAKAAGDAVRNGDTVIHPPSLEPRWFAWVDNMHDWCISRQLWWGHRIPIWHGPDGETVCVGPDETPPEGWEQDPDVLDTWFSSALWPFSTMGWPDHTPELAKFYPTSVLVTGYDILFFWVARMMMFGTFVGDDPAVTLEGARGRQVPFENVFLHGLIRDEFGRKMSKSRGNGIDPLDWVEKFGADALRFTLARGASPGGDLSIGEDHARASRNFATKLFNATRFALMNGAAPAPLPAASELTDADRWILGRLEEVRAEVDSAFDNYEFNRACEALYHFAWDEFCDWYVELAKVQLGQGLTHTTAVLAAVLDTLLKLLHPVMPFVTETLWKTLTGGESVVVATWPEPSGFALDTVATQRITDMQKLITEVRRFRSDQGLADRQKVPARLTDVEAAGLTAQLPAVAALAWLTEAGDGFSPSASVEVRLSQGTVVVEVDTSGTVDVEAERRRLEKDLAVAQKELATTTAKLGNEAFLSKAPAQVVDKIRGRQALASEEVERITARLAGLK from the coding sequence GTGACCGCCAGTCCTGAGAACCGTGCCGATGCCCTCCCGAAGTCCTGGGATCCGGGCGCGGTAGAAGCCGAGCTGTACCAGGGCTGGGTCGACGCCGGATACTTCACCGCCGATCCCGCGAGCGACAAGCCGCCCTACTCGATCGTGCTGCCACCGCCCAACGTCACCGGCAGCCTGCACATGGGCCACGCGCTCGACCACACGCTGATGGACGTGCTGACCCGCCGCAAGCGCATGCAGGGCTACGAGGTGCTGTGGCTGCCGGGTATGGACCATGCCGGCATCGCGACGCAAACCGTCGTGGAGAAGCAGCTCGCCGCCGACGGCAAGACCAAGGAAGACCTCGGCCGCGAGGAGTTCGTCGCCAAGGTGTGGGACTGGAAGCGCGAGTCCGGCGGCACCATCGGCGGACAGATGCGCCGCCTCGGCGACGGTGTCGACTGGAGCCGTGACCGCTTCACCATGGACGAAGGTCTGTCGCGCGCCGTGCGCACGATCTTCAAGCGGCTGTTCGACGCCGGGCTGATCTATCAGGCCGAGCGGCTGGTCAACTGGTCGCCGGTGCTCGAGACCGCGATCAGCGACCTCGAGGTCAAGTACGAAGACGTCGAGGGCGAGCTCGTGTCGTTCCGCTACGGCTCGATGAACGACGACGAACCGCACATCGTGGTGGCCACCACCCGTGTGGAGACCATGCTTGGCGACACCGCCATCGCGGTGCACCCCGACGACGAGCGGTACCGGCACCTGGTGGGCAAGACCCTGCCGCACCCGTTCGTCGACCGTGACATGGTGATCGTCGCCGACACCCACGTCGATCCCGAATTCGGCACCGGCGCAGTGAAAGTCACGCCGGCACACGATCCGAACGACTTCGAGATCGGCATGCGCCACGGCCTGCCGATGCCGACGATCATGGATACCAAGGGCCGCATCGCCGACACCGGCACGCAGTTCGACGGCATGGACCGCTTCGAAGCCCGCGTCAAGGTGCGCGAGGCGCTCGCCGCGCAGGGGCGCATCGTCGCCGAGAAGCGCCCGTACCTGCACAGCGTCGGGCACTCCGAACGCAGCGGCGAGCCCATCGAGCCGCGCCTGAGCCTGCAGTGGTGGGTCAAGGTCGAGTCGCTCGCCAAGGCCGCGGGTGACGCGGTGCGCAACGGCGACACCGTGATCCACCCGCCGAGCCTGGAGCCGCGCTGGTTCGCGTGGGTCGACAACATGCACGATTGGTGCATCTCGCGGCAGTTGTGGTGGGGACACCGGATCCCGATCTGGCACGGTCCCGATGGGGAGACCGTGTGCGTCGGCCCGGACGAGACCCCGCCGGAGGGCTGGGAGCAGGATCCCGACGTCCTCGACACGTGGTTCTCCTCGGCGCTGTGGCCCTTCTCGACCATGGGCTGGCCCGACCACACGCCTGAGCTGGCCAAGTTCTATCCCACCTCGGTGCTGGTGACGGGCTACGACATCCTGTTCTTCTGGGTGGCCCGGATGATGATGTTCGGCACGTTCGTGGGCGACGACCCCGCGGTCACCCTCGAAGGTGCGCGCGGCAGGCAGGTGCCGTTCGAGAACGTCTTCCTGCACGGCCTGATCCGCGACGAGTTCGGCCGCAAGATGAGCAAATCGCGCGGCAACGGCATCGACCCGCTGGACTGGGTCGAGAAGTTCGGCGCCGACGCACTGCGGTTCACCCTGGCGCGCGGCGCGAGCCCCGGCGGTGACCTGTCGATCGGCGAGGACCACGCACGCGCCTCCCGCAACTTCGCCACCAAGTTGTTCAACGCGACCCGGTTCGCGTTGATGAACGGCGCTGCACCGGCGCCGCTGCCTGCCGCGTCCGAGCTCACCGACGCCGACCGCTGGATCCTGGGCCGGCTGGAAGAGGTTCGCGCCGAGGTTGATTCGGCCTTCGACAACTACGAGTTCAACCGGGCCTGCGAGGCGCTGTACCACTTCGCCTGGGACGAGTTCTGCGACTGGTACGTGGAGCTCGCGAAAGTGCAACTGGGACAAGGTCTCACGCATACTACTGCGGTGCTCGCGGCCGTGCTCGACACGTTGCTCAAGCTTTTGCACCCGGTGATGCCGTTCGTCACGGAGACCCTGTGGAAGACGCTCACCGGCGGTGAGTCGGTGGTGGTCGCGACGTGGCCCGAGCCCTCCGGGTTCGCGCTGGACACCGTTGCGACACAACGCATCACCGATATGCAGAAGCTCATCACCGAGGTGCGCCGGTTCCGCAGCGACCAGGGCCTGGCCGACCGCCAGAAGGTGCCTGCGCGGCTCACCGACGTCGAGGCGGCCGGTTTGACCGCGCAGCTGCCCGCCGTCGCCGCGCTCGCGTGGCTCACCGAGGCCGGCGACGGGTTCAGCCCGTCGGCGTCGGTCGAGGTGCGCCTGTCACAGGGCACCGTCGTGGTCGAGGTCGACACGTCGGGCACTGTCGACGTCGAGGCCGAACGGCGCAGGCTCGAAAAGGATCTGGCGGTCGCCCAGAAGGAACTGGCCACCACCACGGCCAAACTCGGCAACGAGGCCTTCCTGTCCAAGGCGCCCGCCCAGGTGGTCGACAAGATCCGGGGCAGGCAAGCCCTGGCCAGTGAAGAGGTCGAACGCATCACCGCGCGCCTGGCTGGCCTCAAATGA
- a CDS encoding translation initiation factor IF-2 N-terminal domain-containing protein, producing MAEDAHTEDLSTQTPQQEGLPERLRVHSLARVLGTTSRRVLDALAEFDGRQRSAHSTVDKADAERVRAALTESPAAETPPKKRPQQKRPRRRRPWPIWSWCKPSRSRS from the coding sequence GTGGCCGAAGATGCCCATACCGAAGACCTATCAACCCAGACTCCCCAGCAGGAGGGACTCCCAGAGCGTCTGAGAGTCCATTCACTGGCCCGTGTCCTGGGCACCACCAGTCGGCGCGTGCTCGACGCCCTGGCCGAGTTCGACGGGCGCCAGCGCAGCGCCCATTCGACGGTCGACAAGGCCGACGCCGAGCGGGTCCGCGCGGCGCTCACCGAGTCCCCCGCAGCGGAGACGCCCCCGAAGAAGCGCCCGCAGCAGAAGCGCCCGCGGCGGAGACGCCCGTGGCCGATCTGGTCGTGGTGCAAGCCGAGCAGGTCGAGGTCGTGA
- the ndk gene encoding nucleoside-diphosphate kinase has translation MTERTLVLIKPDGVKRQLVGEILSRIERKGLTLAALELKNVSDDLARQHYAEHADKPFFGSLLEFITSGPLVAAIVEGPRAVAAFRQIAGGTDPVEKAVPGTIRGDFALITQDNLVHGSDSPESAAREIALWFPGEATA, from the coding sequence GTGACTGAGCGGACCCTCGTACTTATCAAGCCGGACGGTGTGAAGCGCCAACTCGTGGGGGAGATCCTCAGCCGGATCGAACGCAAGGGCCTGACACTGGCCGCCCTCGAGCTCAAGAACGTCAGCGACGACCTCGCGCGTCAGCACTACGCCGAGCACGCCGACAAGCCGTTCTTCGGATCCCTGCTCGAGTTCATCACGTCGGGCCCGCTCGTCGCGGCGATCGTCGAGGGCCCGCGCGCGGTGGCGGCGTTCCGTCAGATCGCGGGCGGCACCGATCCGGTCGAGAAGGCCGTCCCCGGCACCATCCGCGGTGACTTCGCCCTCATCACGCAGGACAATCTCGTGCACGGTTCCGATTCGCCCGAGTCGGCGGCCCGCGAGATCGCCCTGTGGTTCCCCGGCGAGGCCACCGCCTGA
- the folC gene encoding bifunctional tetrahydrofolate synthase/dihydrofolate synthase has protein sequence MTDPVPAPDEVAALLQVEHLLDQRWPETKLEPSTTRIAALLELLGSPQRAYPSIHVAGTNGKTSVCRIIDALLMALHRRTGRTTSPHLQSAVERISIDGKPISPAQYVATYTEIEPFVQLVDQQSEAAGGPKMSKFEVLTAMAFAAFADAPIDVAVVEVGMGGRWDATNVVNAPVAVITPIGLDHTDYLGDTIDAIAGEKAGIITRQPEDLVPTDTVAVIGKQDPAAMEVLLAEAVRADAAVAREDSEFAVLGRQVAIGGQLLELQGLGGVYPEIFLPLHGEHQAHNAVLALAAVEAFFGAGADRQLDVEAVRAGFAAVRSPGRMERMRSAPTVFIDAAHNPAGAAALAQTLQEEFDFRHLVGVVSVMGDKDVDGILTALEPAFDQIVVTHNGSPRALDVESLAMRAEERFGPERVITATTLPDAIETATALVEEAGAESDSMSGAGMVITGSVVTAGAARTLFGRDPQ, from the coding sequence ATGACCGATCCGGTCCCAGCGCCGGACGAGGTCGCCGCGCTGCTGCAGGTCGAGCACCTCCTCGACCAGCGGTGGCCGGAGACCAAACTGGAGCCGAGCACCACACGCATCGCGGCGTTGCTCGAACTGCTCGGGTCACCGCAGCGCGCGTACCCGTCGATCCACGTCGCGGGCACCAACGGCAAGACCTCGGTGTGCCGCATCATCGACGCGTTGCTCATGGCGCTGCACCGCAGGACCGGGCGCACCACCAGCCCGCACCTGCAGTCGGCCGTCGAACGAATATCCATTGACGGCAAACCGATCTCGCCCGCGCAGTACGTGGCCACCTACACCGAGATCGAACCGTTCGTGCAGCTGGTCGACCAGCAGTCCGAGGCTGCAGGCGGCCCCAAGATGAGCAAGTTCGAGGTGCTCACGGCGATGGCCTTCGCGGCGTTCGCCGATGCGCCGATCGACGTCGCGGTCGTCGAGGTCGGCATGGGCGGGCGCTGGGACGCGACCAACGTCGTCAACGCCCCGGTCGCGGTGATCACCCCGATCGGCCTGGACCACACCGACTACCTGGGCGACACGATCGACGCGATCGCGGGGGAGAAGGCGGGCATCATCACCCGCCAGCCCGAAGACCTGGTGCCCACCGACACCGTCGCGGTGATCGGGAAGCAGGACCCCGCCGCCATGGAGGTGCTGCTGGCCGAGGCCGTACGCGCCGACGCCGCGGTGGCCCGCGAGGATTCCGAGTTCGCGGTGCTGGGGAGGCAGGTCGCCATCGGCGGTCAACTGCTGGAATTGCAGGGCCTCGGTGGCGTGTACCCCGAGATCTTCCTGCCGCTGCACGGCGAGCATCAGGCGCACAACGCGGTCCTCGCGCTGGCCGCGGTCGAGGCGTTCTTCGGCGCCGGGGCCGACCGTCAGCTCGACGTCGAGGCCGTGCGCGCCGGGTTCGCGGCCGTGCGCAGCCCCGGCCGGATGGAACGGATGCGCAGCGCGCCAACGGTGTTCATCGATGCCGCGCACAACCCGGCCGGTGCCGCCGCTCTCGCGCAGACCCTGCAGGAGGAGTTCGACTTCCGCCATCTGGTGGGTGTGGTGTCGGTGATGGGTGACAAGGACGTCGACGGCATCCTCACCGCGCTGGAACCCGCGTTCGACCAGATCGTGGTCACGCACAACGGCTCGCCGCGCGCCCTCGACGTCGAATCGCTGGCGATGCGCGCCGAGGAACGCTTCGGCCCTGAACGCGTGATCACCGCCACGACCCTGCCCGACGCCATCGAGACCGCGACGGCCCTCGTCGAGGAAGCCGGCGCCGAGTCCGACTCGATGTCCGGCGCGGGCATGGTCATCACCGGTTCGGTGGTGACCGCGGGCGCGGCCAGAACCCTCTTCGGACGGGATCCGCAATGA
- a CDS encoding Rne/Rng family ribonuclease, whose product MADLVVVQAEQVEVVTVSEAGPAEPAEPEAPAAEAEAEAETEVADEAETPEPTFRGAVLVGDEPESRLILEHANIPPARETQTERPDYLPLFVAPQPVSFEPAVVDDEDEDDDTETGAESDFDSGADSDSDDDQADRPRRRRRGRRGRGRGRGEQNDDATSDADTDSTDDQTDGDEQESGEDSEDSDDSGDEDSTTTEGGTRRRRRRRRRKSGSGDSDDAVSPDDPPNTVVHERAPRTERSDKSDDSEIQGISGSTRLEAKRQRRRDGRDAGRRRPPILSEAEFLARREAVERTMIVRDKVRTEPPHEGARYTQIAVLEDGVVVEHFVTSAASASLVGNIYLGIVQNVLPSMEAAFVDIGRGRNGVLYAGEVNWEAAGLGGQNRKIEQALKPGDYVVVQVSKDPVGHKGARLTTQVSLAGRYLVYVPGASSTGISRKLPDTERQRLKEILREVVPSDAGVIIRTASEGVKEEDIRSDVERLQKRWSEIEAKAAEVTEKKAGAAVALYEEPDVLVKVIRDLFNEDFSSLIVSGDEAWNTINSYVEAVAPDLMPRLTKYEPAGPDAPDVFAVHRIDEQLAKAMDRKVWLPSGGTLVIDRTEAMTVVDVNTGKFTGSGGNLEQTVTRNNLEAAEEIVRQLRLRDIGGIVVIDFIDMVLESNRDLVLRRLTEALARDRTRHQVSEVTSLGLVQLTRKRLGTGLVEAFSTACTHCGGRGIVLHGDPIDSASSNGGRKSDSSGGGGSGGGRRGKRGKKGAARTEEVHVAKVPDHTPGEHPMFKAMAAANGKHEGDEDHEDHEDHETAEDTTAAEVRDDTRDEHDADERAHVVTAAVGAAGDEDLDDSDEDSDLDSDEESDDESDEDEIELDDDEDELDEDIEVIGDSDDSDDSDDSDEDDDSDDSDDDSDEDEDSDSDEDEEPVREVYEPPVTAPRARVRRRAAARPAGPPSHD is encoded by the coding sequence GTGGCCGATCTGGTCGTGGTGCAAGCCGAGCAGGTCGAGGTCGTGACGGTCTCCGAGGCCGGGCCTGCCGAACCTGCCGAACCCGAAGCTCCCGCAGCCGAGGCCGAAGCCGAGGCCGAAACCGAGGTCGCGGACGAAGCCGAGACCCCGGAGCCCACGTTCCGCGGCGCAGTCCTCGTGGGTGACGAACCCGAGTCGCGGCTCATCCTGGAGCACGCCAACATCCCGCCGGCCCGCGAGACGCAGACCGAGCGCCCCGACTACCTGCCGCTGTTCGTGGCGCCGCAGCCCGTGAGCTTCGAGCCCGCCGTCGTCGACGACGAGGACGAGGACGACGACACCGAGACCGGTGCCGAATCCGATTTCGATTCCGGGGCCGACTCCGACTCCGACGACGACCAGGCCGACCGGCCGCGCCGGCGCCGCCGTGGCCGTCGCGGACGAGGGCGTGGCCGTGGCGAGCAGAACGACGACGCCACATCGGACGCCGACACCGACTCCACCGACGATCAGACCGACGGTGACGAGCAGGAGTCAGGTGAGGACTCCGAGGACTCCGACGACAGCGGCGACGAGGACAGCACCACCACCGAGGGCGGCACCCGCAGGCGCCGTCGCCGCAGGCGGCGCAAGAGCGGCTCGGGCGACAGCGACGACGCCGTCTCGCCTGACGACCCGCCGAACACCGTCGTCCACGAGCGCGCCCCGCGGACCGAGCGCAGCGACAAGAGCGACGACTCCGAGATCCAGGGCATCAGCGGCTCCACGCGGCTGGAGGCCAAGCGTCAGCGTCGGCGCGACGGCCGCGACGCCGGCCGCCGCCGCCCGCCGATCCTGAGCGAGGCCGAGTTCCTGGCCCGCCGCGAGGCCGTCGAACGCACCATGATCGTGCGCGACAAGGTGCGCACCGAACCGCCGCACGAGGGTGCGCGCTACACGCAGATCGCCGTGCTCGAAGACGGCGTGGTGGTCGAGCACTTCGTGACGTCGGCGGCCTCTGCTTCGCTGGTGGGCAACATCTACCTGGGCATCGTCCAGAACGTGCTGCCGTCCATGGAGGCCGCGTTCGTCGACATCGGCCGCGGCCGCAACGGCGTGCTCTACGCCGGTGAGGTGAACTGGGAGGCTGCCGGTCTGGGCGGGCAGAACCGTAAGATCGAGCAGGCGCTCAAGCCGGGCGACTACGTCGTCGTGCAGGTCAGCAAGGACCCCGTCGGCCACAAGGGCGCCCGCCTCACCACGCAGGTGTCGCTGGCCGGCCGCTATCTGGTGTACGTGCCCGGCGCGTCGTCCACCGGCATCAGCCGCAAGCTTCCCGACACCGAGCGTCAGCGTCTCAAGGAGATCCTGCGTGAGGTGGTTCCGTCTGATGCAGGCGTGATCATCCGCACGGCCTCGGAGGGCGTCAAGGAAGAGGACATCCGCTCCGACGTCGAACGGCTCCAGAAGCGCTGGTCCGAGATCGAGGCCAAGGCCGCCGAGGTCACCGAGAAGAAGGCCGGCGCCGCCGTGGCGCTCTACGAAGAGCCCGACGTGCTGGTCAAGGTGATCCGCGACCTGTTCAACGAGGACTTCTCCAGCCTGATCGTCTCCGGCGACGAGGCCTGGAACACCATCAACTCCTACGTAGAGGCCGTCGCGCCCGACCTCATGCCACGGCTCACCAAGTACGAGCCCGCGGGACCCGACGCACCCGACGTGTTCGCGGTGCACCGCATCGACGAGCAGCTCGCGAAGGCCATGGACCGCAAGGTGTGGCTGCCCTCGGGCGGCACCCTGGTGATCGACCGCACCGAGGCCATGACCGTCGTCGACGTCAACACCGGCAAGTTCACCGGGTCGGGCGGCAACCTCGAGCAGACCGTGACGCGCAACAACCTGGAGGCCGCCGAGGAGATCGTGCGGCAGCTGCGGCTGCGCGACATCGGCGGCATCGTCGTCATCGACTTCATCGACATGGTCCTGGAATCCAACCGCGATCTGGTGCTGCGCCGCCTGACCGAGGCGCTCGCGCGGGACCGCACGCGGCACCAGGTGTCCGAGGTGACCTCGCTGGGGTTGGTGCAGCTCACGCGTAAGCGCCTGGGCACCGGGTTGGTCGAGGCGTTCTCGACGGCGTGCACGCACTGCGGTGGGCGCGGCATCGTCCTGCACGGCGATCCCATCGACTCCGCGTCGTCCAACGGCGGGCGCAAGTCCGACTCGAGCGGCGGCGGTGGCAGCGGTGGTGGCCGGCGCGGCAAGCGCGGGAAGAAGGGCGCCGCCCGCACCGAAGAGGTGCACGTCGCGAAGGTCCCGGACCACACGCCGGGTGAGCATCCGATGTTCAAGGCCATGGCGGCTGCCAACGGCAAGCACGAAGGCGACGAGGACCACGAGGACCACGAGGACCACGAGACCGCCGAGGACACCACCGCGGCCGAGGTCCGGGACGACACGCGCGACGAGCACGACGCCGACGAGCGCGCCCACGTCGTGACCGCGGCCGTCGGGGCTGCGGGCGACGAGGACCTCGACGACTCGGATGAGGATTCGGACCTGGATTCCGACGAGGAATCCGACGACGAGTCGGACGAGGACGAGATCGAACTCGACGACGACGAGGACGAACTCGACGAGGACATCGAGGTGATCGGCGACTCCGATGACTCCGACGACTCCGACGACTCCGACGAAGACGACGACTCGGATGACTCCGACGACGACTCCGACGAAGACGAGGACTCGGACTCGGATGAGGACGAAGAGCCGGTCCGGGAGGTCTACGAGCCGCCGGTGACGGCGCCGCGCGCACGGGTGCGCCGCCGGGCCGCGGCACGTCCGGCGGGGCCGCCCAGCCACGACTAG
- a CDS encoding saccharopine dehydrogenase family protein, translating into MTQREFDLVLYGATGFAGKLTAQYLAGAAGDARIALAGRSAEKLQAARDSIGGAAADWPLVIADADNPSTLADMAARTRVVVTTVGPYTRYGLPLVAACAAAGTDYADLTGETMFIRDSIDRYHQQAVDTGARIVHSCGFDSVPSDLTVFALHRRATADGAGELVDTDLVLRSFAGGVSGGTAASMIEVLRTSSTDPAARAAMTDPYTLSPDRSREPELGDQPDVRWRRGSEIAPELAGYWTGAFAMAGPNTRIVRRSNALLDYAYGRRFAYAEQMSCGRSPAAPIAAALVTASNAATMGLGGRFFDKIPSGLLERVLPKPGTGPSEQTRERGHYRVETYTTTTSGARYVATMAQQGDPGYKATAVLLGECGLALATDRDKLSGLHGVLTPAAAMGDALLTRLPAAGVVLETTKLD; encoded by the coding sequence GTGACGCAGCGTGAGTTCGACCTCGTCCTGTACGGCGCAACCGGGTTTGCCGGCAAGCTGACCGCGCAATACCTGGCGGGCGCCGCCGGTGACGCGCGTATCGCCCTGGCCGGCCGGTCGGCCGAGAAGTTGCAGGCCGCCCGCGACAGCATCGGCGGTGCCGCGGCCGACTGGCCGCTGGTGATCGCCGACGCCGACAACCCGTCGACGCTGGCGGACATGGCCGCGCGCACCCGTGTCGTGGTGACCACGGTCGGCCCCTACACGCGTTACGGCCTGCCGCTGGTCGCCGCGTGCGCGGCCGCGGGCACCGATTACGCCGACCTGACCGGCGAGACGATGTTCATCCGCGACAGCATCGACCGGTATCACCAGCAGGCAGTCGACACCGGCGCGCGGATCGTGCACTCGTGCGGATTCGATTCCGTGCCTTCCGATCTGACGGTCTTCGCGTTGCACCGGCGTGCCACCGCCGACGGCGCGGGCGAACTCGTCGACACCGATCTGGTGCTGCGTTCGTTCGCAGGCGGTGTCTCGGGTGGCACCGCGGCGTCGATGATCGAGGTGCTGCGTACGTCGTCGACCGATCCGGCCGCTCGCGCGGCGATGACCGATCCGTACACGCTGAGCCCCGACCGCAGCCGCGAGCCCGAGCTGGGGGATCAGCCCGACGTGCGGTGGCGCCGCGGCAGCGAGATCGCGCCCGAACTGGCGGGGTACTGGACCGGGGCATTCGCGATGGCCGGTCCGAACACGCGAATCGTGCGGCGCAGCAATGCGTTGCTGGACTACGCGTACGGCCGCAGGTTCGCCTACGCAGAGCAGATGAGCTGTGGCCGTTCGCCGGCCGCGCCGATCGCGGCGGCACTGGTCACGGCGTCCAACGCCGCGACGATGGGCCTCGGTGGGCGGTTCTTCGACAAGATTCCCTCGGGTCTGCTCGAGCGTGTGCTGCCCAAGCCGGGCACCGGGCCCAGCGAGCAGACCCGCGAACGTGGGCACTACCGCGTCGAGACCTACACCACCACGACCTCGGGCGCCCGCTACGTGGCGACCATGGCCCAGCAGGGCGATCCCGGGTACAAGGCGACCGCGGTGCTGCTGGGTGAATGCGGCCTGGCACTGGCCACCGACCGCGACAAGCTTTCCGGCCTGCACGGCGTGCTGACCCCGGCCGCAGCAATGGGCGATGCGCTGCTCACCAGGCTGCCCGCGGCGGGGGTTGTGCTGGAGACCACGAAGCTGGACTGA
- a CDS encoding DUF937 domain-containing protein, whose translation MAGLDELFAQIPVADIANKVGADEGEVTAAIKTLVPALVGGLQQNVAADDIDSAPLESAVTEQAASGLLDGGVNVDDVDEKQGDNLVAHLFGGNDSNAVASALAGTGAGNGDLIKKVLPILAPIVLAYIGKQFSQQNAPAQQQASGGGLADILGSILGGMASGGQQANQSANNNPLGSILGSVLGGGQGNAIGEILGGLLGGKK comes from the coding sequence ATGGCCGGTCTCGACGAACTGTTCGCCCAGATCCCGGTGGCGGACATCGCCAACAAAGTCGGAGCAGACGAAGGCGAGGTGACCGCGGCCATCAAGACCCTGGTTCCCGCGCTCGTCGGCGGTCTGCAGCAGAACGTCGCCGCCGATGACATCGACTCGGCTCCGCTGGAGTCCGCGGTCACCGAGCAGGCCGCCAGCGGTCTGCTCGACGGCGGCGTCAACGTCGACGACGTCGACGAGAAGCAGGGCGACAACCTCGTGGCCCACCTGTTCGGCGGCAACGACAGCAACGCCGTCGCCTCCGCGCTGGCTGGAACCGGCGCGGGCAACGGCGACCTGATCAAGAAGGTCCTGCCGATCCTCGCGCCGATCGTGCTCGCCTACATCGGCAAGCAGTTCTCGCAGCAGAACGCCCCGGCGCAGCAGCAGGCGTCCGGCGGCGGCCTGGCCGACATCCTCGGCAGCATCCTCGGCGGTATGGCTTCCGGCGGCCAGCAGGCCAACCAGAGCGCCAACAACAACCCGCTGGGCAGCATCCTCGGCAGCGTGCTCGGCGGCGGTCAGGGCAATGCCATCGGTGAGATCCTCGGCGGTCTGCTCGGCGGCAAGAAGTAG